In Streptomyces sp. NBC_00433, a single genomic region encodes these proteins:
- a CDS encoding NAD(P)/FAD-dependent oxidoreductase yields MPDAVVIGAGPNGLVAANVLADAGWSVEVLEAQPLPGGAARSDRGVDPDFVTDVFSAFYPLAAVSPVMEALSLGDEGLRWSHAPTVLAHPLPDGRCAALSRDVRDTMRNAESFGAGDGAAWQEMHRLWQRVGDDLLRSLFTPFPPVRGGMRLAARLRPAAGLEFARLMLLPVRRMGEEFFAGQGARLLLAGNALHADLGPESAGSGAFGWLMSMLGQSVGFPVPVGGAGALTDALVSRLRRRGGTVRCGEDVRSVVVRSGRAVAVRTAAGEEVPARRAVLAAVPFPTLYRHLLQPDDVPDGVRRQLRRFQWDLSTFKLDWALDGPVPWTAEAAHGAGTVHLADSVDDLTRFSAQIATRQVPERPFALFGQMTTADSTRSPAGTESAWAYTHVPQVIEGDAADAGLTGRWDDSEQSVMADRIEAQVERYAPGFRGLIRERRILAPPTLQALDANLQGGAISGGTTALHQQLVFRPVPGLGRPETPVRALFLASASANPGGGVHGAPGASAARAALRLPAANALMSRVQRALAGG; encoded by the coding sequence ATGCCTGACGCTGTCGTCATCGGGGCCGGTCCGAACGGTCTGGTGGCGGCGAACGTACTCGCCGACGCCGGCTGGAGCGTCGAGGTCCTGGAGGCCCAGCCGCTGCCGGGCGGCGCCGCTCGCAGCGACCGCGGCGTGGACCCCGACTTCGTGACCGACGTCTTCAGCGCCTTCTACCCGCTGGCGGCCGTCTCGCCGGTGATGGAGGCGCTGTCCCTGGGGGACGAGGGACTGCGGTGGAGCCACGCGCCGACCGTTCTCGCGCATCCGCTGCCGGACGGCCGGTGCGCGGCGCTGAGCCGCGACGTGCGGGACACGATGCGCAATGCGGAGTCCTTCGGCGCGGGCGACGGGGCCGCCTGGCAGGAGATGCACCGCCTGTGGCAGCGGGTGGGCGACGACCTGCTGCGCTCCCTCTTCACCCCCTTCCCGCCCGTCCGAGGCGGCATGCGACTCGCGGCCCGGCTGCGGCCGGCCGCCGGCCTGGAATTCGCCCGCCTGATGCTGCTTCCCGTGCGGCGGATGGGCGAGGAGTTCTTTGCCGGCCAGGGCGCCCGGCTGCTGCTCGCGGGCAACGCGCTGCACGCCGACCTGGGACCGGAGTCCGCGGGCAGCGGCGCCTTCGGGTGGCTGATGTCGATGCTCGGGCAGTCCGTCGGCTTCCCCGTACCGGTCGGGGGCGCGGGCGCGCTCACCGACGCGCTGGTCAGCCGGCTGCGGCGCCGCGGCGGCACCGTGCGCTGCGGGGAGGACGTACGCTCCGTCGTCGTCCGCTCCGGCCGGGCCGTCGCGGTGCGCACCGCGGCGGGGGAGGAGGTGCCGGCGCGGCGCGCGGTGCTCGCGGCGGTGCCCTTCCCCACCCTCTACCGGCACCTGCTGCAACCGGACGACGTGCCGGACGGCGTACGGCGGCAGCTGCGCCGCTTCCAGTGGGACCTCTCCACCTTCAAGCTGGACTGGGCCCTGGACGGCCCCGTGCCGTGGACGGCCGAGGCCGCCCACGGCGCGGGAACGGTCCACCTCGCCGACAGCGTCGACGATCTGACGCGCTTCTCGGCGCAGATCGCGACCCGGCAGGTGCCGGAGCGGCCGTTCGCCCTCTTCGGGCAGATGACCACGGCGGATTCCACCCGCTCACCGGCCGGCACCGAGTCCGCCTGGGCGTACACCCACGTACCGCAGGTCATCGAGGGCGACGCGGCGGACGCCGGGCTGACCGGCCGGTGGGACGACAGCGAGCAGAGCGTCATGGCCGATCGGATCGAGGCCCAGGTGGAGCGCTACGCACCGGGCTTCCGCGGGCTGATCCGCGAGCGGCGGATCCTGGCGCCCCCGACGCTGCAGGCCCTGGACGCCAACCTCCAGGGCGGGGCGATCAGCGGCGGAACCACCGCGCTCCACCAGCAGCTGGTCTTCCGGCCCGTACCAGGTCTCGGGCGCCCCGAGACGCCGGTGCGCGCGCTCTTCCTCGCATCCGCCTCCGCGAACCCCGGCGGCGGTGTCCACGGCGCCCCCGGCGCCTCCGCCGCCCGAGCGGCACTGCGCCTGCCTGCGGCCAACGCGCTGATGAGCCGTGTGCAGCGGGCCCTGGCCGGAGGCTGA
- a CDS encoding glutathione-independent formaldehyde dehydrogenase, giving the protein MRAVVYNGAFDVAVKEVPDARIVQPNDAVVQITTTNICGSDLHMYEGRTTVEQGKILGHENMGIVSEVGPGVTRVRVGDRVSVPFNIACGSCRNCLDGLTAFCLRLNPTEGVDGAAYGYANMGPYDGGQAELLRVPHADFNLLELPPGNGHENDFTMLSDIFPTGWHGTVLAGQRPGDRVVVYGAGPVGLLAAHSAVIRGAAEVFVVDKEPDRLALAESIGAVPVDFSEADPVEQILDATDGRGADCGVEAVGYQAHDPAGREHPELVLDGLVKAVRTTGGIGVVGVYMPSDPEASDEGARQGRIGFDYGTFFTKGQHMGTGQCPVLRYNRRLRDLIVKGVAKPSFLVSHELPLDQAAEGYRHFDNRDDDWTKVLLRPSFAGAM; this is encoded by the coding sequence ATGAGAGCAGTCGTGTACAACGGGGCCTTCGACGTCGCCGTCAAGGAGGTCCCGGACGCCCGGATCGTGCAGCCGAACGACGCGGTCGTACAGATCACCACGACGAATATCTGCGGATCCGACCTGCACATGTACGAAGGCCGCACCACCGTGGAGCAGGGGAAGATCCTCGGCCACGAGAACATGGGCATCGTCTCGGAGGTCGGCCCCGGGGTCACCCGGGTGAGGGTCGGCGACCGGGTGTCGGTGCCGTTCAACATCGCCTGCGGGTCCTGCCGCAACTGCCTCGACGGCCTGACCGCCTTCTGCCTGCGGCTCAACCCCACCGAGGGCGTCGACGGAGCAGCCTACGGCTACGCGAACATGGGCCCCTACGACGGGGGCCAGGCCGAGCTGCTGCGCGTCCCCCACGCCGACTTCAACCTGCTCGAACTGCCCCCGGGCAACGGCCACGAGAACGACTTCACGATGCTCTCCGACATCTTCCCCACCGGCTGGCACGGCACCGTGCTGGCCGGTCAGCGCCCCGGTGACCGCGTCGTCGTCTACGGAGCCGGGCCGGTCGGCCTGCTGGCGGCGCACAGCGCCGTGATCCGCGGCGCCGCGGAGGTCTTCGTCGTCGACAAGGAGCCGGACCGCCTCGCGCTCGCCGAGTCGATCGGGGCGGTGCCGGTGGACTTCAGCGAGGCCGACCCGGTCGAGCAGATCCTCGACGCCACCGACGGACGGGGCGCGGACTGCGGGGTCGAGGCGGTCGGCTACCAGGCCCACGACCCGGCGGGCCGCGAACACCCCGAACTCGTCCTGGACGGCCTGGTCAAGGCCGTCCGCACCACCGGCGGCATCGGCGTCGTCGGCGTCTACATGCCGTCGGACCCGGAGGCCTCCGACGAAGGCGCCAGGCAGGGCCGGATCGGCTTCGACTACGGCACCTTCTTCACCAAGGGCCAGCACATGGGCACCGGCCAATGCCCCGTCCTGCGCTACAACCGGCGGCTGCGCGACCTGATCGTCAAGGGAGTCGCCAAGCCGTCGTTCCTGGTCTCCCACGAACTCCCCCTCGACCAGGCGGCCGAAGGTTACCGCCACTTCGACAACCGCGACGACGACTGGACGAAGGTCCTCCTGCGGCCGTCCTTCGCCGGCGCGATGTAA
- a CDS encoding SRPBCC family protein: protein MAIRHQLIRRPRDDVWSVLADRELYVRWVPGTSDSRVGEGDWPEEGSTLRYTVRAGPWSLHGTTVVREQRRPERLALEIDSGPLGTARVDIEIRRWGGDSLVIADEHPLTGSGGLLHNSALDALLQLRHRRMLARLAAVVERGPKTADGPPAAPEGRAAASRPHGSGKEGHA from the coding sequence ATGGCGATCCGCCACCAACTGATCAGGCGCCCCCGCGACGACGTGTGGTCGGTGCTCGCCGACCGCGAACTGTACGTGCGGTGGGTGCCGGGTACGTCCGACTCCCGCGTCGGCGAGGGCGACTGGCCCGAGGAGGGCTCCACCCTGCGCTACACGGTGCGGGCCGGACCGTGGTCCCTGCACGGCACGACGGTCGTGCGCGAGCAGCGGCGCCCGGAGCGGCTCGCCCTGGAGATCGACAGCGGGCCGCTGGGCACCGCCAGGGTCGACATCGAGATCCGCCGGTGGGGCGGGGACAGCCTGGTCATCGCGGACGAGCATCCGCTGACCGGGTCCGGCGGCCTGCTGCACAACAGCGCGCTCGACGCCTTGCTGCAGCTGCGCCACCGCCGCATGCTCGCCCGGCTGGCCGCGGTCGTGGAGCGCGGGCCGAAAACGGCCGACGGCCCTCCGGCGGCCCCGGAAGGCCGGGCCGCCGCCTCGCGCCCCCATGGCAGCGGAAAGGAAGGCCATGCCTGA
- a CDS encoding FAD-dependent oxidoreductase gives MPNHDALPGADESYWMSSTDSTRFAPLADDVTVDVAVVGGGVAGLSTAWELAETGHSVAVVEADRIAAGVSGYTTAKVTAQHGLVYERLRRTRGPDAARLYARSQQEAVDRVEELSAALGIDCSFERAPAFAYTLDGDALPALKAEAAAAEQAGLAARYVERTDLPFAVAGAVRIDGQAQFHPRAYLLGLAAALTTRGGTIYERTRITGLTEGEPCRLTTESGATLTAGKVVVATHFPVFDRALLFARLSPRRELVVAAPLEADAAPQGMYITEDEGKRSVRTAPLADGRRLLIVTGESFTPGAGGHVGERFRRLDSWMHERFPAAPTAYRWAAQDLDPTDTVALVGPLHAGARHTYVATGFGGWGMSGGVMSGRLLSELVNGRRPDWADLYDPRRIAPVLKEAPALLRRQADVARHFVGDRLRSTHTDSVADVAPGTGAVVRVDGSRCAVYRDQDGAVHAVSARCSHLGCLVAFNAAETTWECPCHGSRFDVDGAVLQGPAVRPLEPRDVGRPD, from the coding sequence ATGCCGAACCACGACGCACTGCCCGGCGCCGACGAGTCGTACTGGATGAGCAGCACGGACTCCACCCGCTTCGCCCCCCTGGCCGACGACGTCACCGTGGACGTCGCGGTCGTCGGCGGCGGCGTCGCGGGCCTGAGCACCGCCTGGGAGCTGGCCGAGACGGGGCACTCCGTCGCCGTCGTCGAGGCGGACCGGATCGCGGCCGGCGTCAGCGGCTACACCACGGCGAAGGTGACCGCCCAGCACGGCCTGGTCTACGAGCGGCTGCGCCGCACCCGCGGTCCGGACGCCGCACGCCTGTACGCGCGCTCGCAGCAGGAGGCCGTCGACCGGGTGGAGGAACTGTCGGCGGCCCTCGGGATCGACTGCTCCTTCGAAAGGGCGCCCGCCTTCGCCTACACGCTGGACGGCGACGCCCTTCCCGCGCTGAAGGCGGAGGCGGCGGCGGCCGAGCAGGCGGGGCTGGCCGCGCGGTACGTCGAGCGGACCGACCTCCCCTTCGCGGTGGCGGGCGCGGTGCGGATCGACGGGCAAGCGCAGTTCCACCCCCGCGCCTACCTCCTCGGGCTCGCCGCCGCCCTGACGACCAGGGGCGGCACGATCTACGAGCGGACGCGGATCACCGGGCTCACCGAGGGCGAGCCCTGCCGCCTCACCACGGAGTCCGGCGCCACCCTGACCGCCGGGAAGGTCGTGGTGGCCACCCACTTCCCGGTCTTCGACCGCGCCCTGCTCTTCGCCCGGCTCTCCCCGCGCCGCGAACTCGTCGTCGCCGCCCCGCTGGAGGCCGACGCCGCGCCGCAGGGGATGTACATCACGGAGGACGAAGGCAAGCGCTCCGTACGCACGGCCCCGCTCGCCGACGGACGGCGGCTGCTCATCGTCACCGGGGAGAGCTTCACACCCGGCGCCGGCGGCCACGTCGGGGAGCGCTTCCGGCGGCTGGACTCCTGGATGCACGAGCGGTTCCCGGCGGCTCCGACCGCCTACCGGTGGGCGGCACAGGACCTCGATCCCACGGACACCGTCGCCCTGGTCGGACCGCTGCACGCCGGAGCGCGGCACACGTACGTCGCCACCGGATTCGGCGGCTGGGGCATGAGCGGCGGCGTCATGTCCGGGCGGCTGCTCAGCGAACTGGTCAACGGGCGCCGCCCCGACTGGGCCGACCTCTACGACCCCCGCCGGATCGCACCGGTCCTCAAGGAGGCACCCGCCCTGCTGCGCCGGCAGGCCGACGTGGCGCGGCACTTCGTCGGCGACCGGCTGCGCTCCACACACACCGACTCCGTCGCCGACGTCGCCCCCGGCACCGGGGCGGTCGTCCGCGTCGACGGCAGCCGGTGCGCCGTCTACCGCGACCAGGACGGCGCCGTCCACGCCGTCTCCGCCCGGTGCTCCCACCTCGGCTGCCTGGTCGCCTTCAACGCCGCCGAGACCACCTGGGAGTGCCCTTGCCACGGCTCCCGCTTCGACGTGGACGGCGCGGTCCTCCAGGGCCCGGCGGTACGCCCCCTGGAACCCCGCGACGTCGGCCGACCGGACTGA
- a CDS encoding cation-translocating P-type ATPase — protein MRIVGVGLLTGVVEATVATATACLVTAHSLVTGGTTAARVPSADGKARVRVSQGGRRHLAVRGLRGPRAGRIAREIERGLAAHPAVEWAAVNAALEAVVVSTGGPEEDEALLDDLLQLIEEIERAHGADGEPLPTSHPAGPRPAGKAAVSVALHAAALPVAALVRYARLPPVPPEVAAVIPEIDFEPRLRRLVESVAGPDNAGLVLSVLSAVLQAGAGGVLGLTVDAVRHGMRAAELNAARTAWHHAEPGLTGAREQAAAGLPPELPARETPLAKGPVERYADRAAYVAGAAFAGVLAIGRRPRAAAAAALSAIPKAPVVAREGFACVVSGALSRRGTPVHDTRALRRLDRIGTLLLDTASLGDAGHRLADLVPLDQDAAAGPLTATAHRLFDPHDPCLVAEDDGWRLGPLDRLPVSGRTGKRAAAGLARDGALLLALAQGDRLMAVVQALREEPEAARLLVRAARRSRLRIVATGPGAAVLVPDADEFAPADEAAAATTRRLQADGRGVLVVSGDRTALACADLGVGVAGADGVPAWGADVHVGSAREALLLADACGPARTVSRRGVRLAQAAAGIGATTALTGTARRPAVRSMAAVNWAAGLGIAYGAWAAVEFLRRPQDVLPAREPWHAMPPQTVLKRTGGSAGGLTGEEAARRAAPGSGGPRQPSLPRSVAAELANPLTPILLGGAVLSAAVGGATDAALVVGVTVLSGVIGGVQRHLTEREVHRLHERSETPAVVVRDGSDHTVGAGELVVGDIVRLSGGDIVPADCRLLDGGGVELDESALTGESMPVVKGVDPVLAADVANRTSMLYEGTTVATGRCTAVVVATGADTETGRAAPAAGKAAATVGVERRLAAITRTTLPLALGSAGAVVAAGRLRGRPLRESVSAGVALAVASVPEGLPFLVSAAQLAASRRLAAQGVLVRDPRTIEAAGRADVLCFDKTGTLTHGRIELAGVEADGVRRPVESLPDDHRAVLAAALRATPRARAGRPLEHFTDRAVTEGAQRAAVRTSAGAPGWRSGANLPFESNRGYHATRGRGGRTRVLSVKGAPEEVVGRCATDRGRPLDTERLLARADRLAAAGHRVLAVAEHRDAPGGTLDDDAVAGLDFLGFLLLADQVRSGAARSVRRLSEAGVHIVMITGDHPQTAQAIARELEVLDGRRVVTGAELDRLDDDALDELLPAVGVVARGTPTHKVRVVQSFQRLGRTVAMAGDGTNDAPAIRLAHVGIALGERSTPAARAAADLVVTDDRLETILAALIEGRAMWASVRQALAILVGGNLGEIAFTVLGSALTGDSPLTVRQLLLVNLFTDLAPAIAIALRRPQADTVEQLLKEGPDASLGAALNDEITVRAAATAAGAAAAWITGCLTGRPARARTIALAALVGTQLGQTLLVGGRSPAVLCSVLSSAIALAAVIQTPGVSQFFGCVPLGPVAWSTALGCAALATAGSPLLTPFAGELRRALGPVMAGVTEAWGTVKNAANSMMAASASASASAAGA, from the coding sequence GTGAGGATCGTTGGGGTCGGGCTGCTGACCGGGGTCGTGGAGGCGACCGTCGCCACCGCGACCGCCTGCCTGGTCACGGCCCACTCCCTGGTCACCGGCGGGACCACGGCTGCCCGCGTGCCGTCGGCCGACGGCAAGGCCCGGGTGAGGGTGTCCCAGGGCGGCCGCCGGCACCTGGCCGTCCGCGGGCTGCGGGGGCCGAGAGCAGGCCGGATCGCCCGGGAGATCGAGCGGGGGCTGGCCGCGCACCCGGCGGTCGAGTGGGCGGCCGTCAACGCGGCGCTGGAAGCGGTGGTCGTCTCCACCGGGGGACCGGAGGAGGACGAGGCCCTCCTCGACGACCTCCTGCAGCTCATCGAGGAGATCGAGCGGGCCCACGGAGCCGACGGCGAGCCGCTCCCCACCTCCCACCCGGCCGGGCCCCGACCGGCGGGCAAGGCCGCTGTGTCCGTTGCCCTCCATGCCGCCGCGCTGCCCGTCGCCGCGCTCGTCCGGTACGCACGGCTGCCGCCCGTGCCGCCCGAGGTGGCGGCGGTGATCCCGGAGATCGACTTCGAGCCCCGGCTGCGCCGGCTGGTGGAGTCGGTCGCCGGCCCCGACAACGCCGGACTCGTGCTCTCCGTGCTGAGCGCCGTACTCCAGGCGGGCGCCGGCGGAGTCCTCGGGCTGACCGTCGACGCCGTCCGGCACGGCATGCGGGCCGCCGAACTCAACGCCGCCCGCACCGCCTGGCACCACGCGGAACCCGGTCTGACCGGCGCCCGGGAGCAGGCCGCGGCCGGGCTGCCGCCCGAGCTCCCGGCGCGCGAGACCCCGCTGGCGAAAGGGCCGGTCGAACGTTACGCGGACCGCGCCGCCTACGTGGCAGGCGCCGCCTTCGCCGGCGTCCTCGCGATCGGCCGCCGCCCCCGGGCCGCCGCGGCGGCCGCGCTCTCCGCGATTCCCAAAGCCCCGGTGGTGGCGCGTGAGGGCTTCGCCTGCGTCGTCAGCGGCGCCCTGAGCAGGCGCGGCACCCCCGTGCACGACACCCGGGCACTGCGCCGGCTCGACCGCATCGGCACCCTGCTGCTGGACACGGCGTCGCTGGGGGACGCCGGCCACCGGCTGGCGGACCTCGTCCCACTGGACCAGGACGCCGCCGCCGGGCCCCTCACCGCGACCGCCCACCGGCTTTTCGACCCGCACGACCCGTGCCTGGTCGCCGAGGACGACGGCTGGCGGCTCGGTCCGCTCGACCGGCTGCCGGTGAGCGGCCGCACCGGGAAGCGGGCCGCCGCTGGTCTCGCCCGGGACGGCGCCCTGCTGCTCGCCCTGGCACAGGGGGACCGGCTGATGGCCGTCGTCCAGGCGTTGCGGGAGGAGCCCGAGGCCGCCAGGCTGCTGGTGCGGGCCGCCCGCCGCTCCCGGCTGAGGATCGTGGCCACCGGTCCCGGAGCCGCCGTCCTCGTACCGGACGCCGACGAGTTCGCCCCGGCGGATGAGGCCGCCGCCGCGACGACTCGCCGCCTCCAGGCCGACGGGCGCGGTGTCCTGGTGGTCTCCGGCGACCGCACCGCCCTCGCCTGCGCCGACCTCGGCGTCGGCGTCGCCGGCGCGGACGGCGTGCCGGCCTGGGGAGCGGATGTGCACGTCGGGTCCGCACGCGAGGCGCTGCTGCTCGCCGACGCCTGCGGGCCGGCCAGGACCGTCTCCCGGCGCGGCGTCAGGCTGGCGCAGGCCGCCGCCGGGATCGGCGCCACCACCGCGCTGACCGGCACGGCTCGGCGCCCCGCCGTCCGGAGCATGGCGGCCGTCAACTGGGCCGCCGGGCTCGGCATCGCCTACGGCGCCTGGGCCGCCGTCGAATTCCTCCGCCGCCCGCAGGACGTCCTGCCCGCCAGGGAGCCCTGGCACGCGATGCCCCCGCAGACCGTCCTGAAGCGCACCGGCGGCAGCGCCGGCGGGCTGACCGGGGAGGAGGCCGCCCGCAGGGCCGCGCCCGGAAGCGGAGGGCCCCGGCAGCCCTCGCTGCCGCGGTCCGTGGCCGCCGAACTGGCCAATCCGCTCACCCCCATCCTGCTCGGCGGCGCCGTGCTGTCTGCGGCGGTCGGCGGCGCCACGGACGCCGCCCTCGTCGTCGGCGTGACCGTGCTGTCCGGTGTCATCGGCGGTGTCCAGCGCCACCTCACCGAGCGCGAGGTGCACCGCCTGCACGAGCGGTCAGAGACCCCGGCCGTCGTCGTGCGCGACGGGTCGGATCACACGGTGGGGGCGGGGGAGCTCGTCGTCGGCGACATCGTCCGCCTCTCCGGCGGCGACATCGTGCCAGCCGACTGCCGCCTGCTCGACGGCGGCGGCGTCGAACTGGACGAGTCCGCCCTCACCGGCGAGTCGATGCCGGTCGTCAAAGGTGTCGACCCGGTCCTCGCGGCGGACGTCGCGAACCGCACCTCCATGCTCTACGAGGGCACCACGGTGGCCACCGGCCGCTGCACCGCCGTCGTCGTGGCCACCGGCGCCGACACCGAGACGGGGCGCGCGGCGCCGGCCGCGGGCAAGGCGGCCGCCACGGTGGGTGTCGAGCGGCGCCTCGCCGCCATCACCCGCACCACGCTCCCGCTCGCCCTCGGATCGGCGGGCGCCGTCGTCGCCGCCGGCCGGCTGCGGGGCCGCCCGTTGCGGGAGAGCGTCAGCGCGGGAGTCGCCCTGGCGGTCGCCAGCGTTCCCGAAGGCCTCCCCTTCCTGGTCTCCGCCGCCCAGCTGGCCGCCTCACGGCGGCTCGCCGCACAGGGCGTGCTCGTACGCGATCCCCGCACCATCGAGGCGGCCGGCCGTGCCGACGTGCTGTGCTTCGACAAGACCGGCACCCTCACCCACGGCCGGATCGAACTCGCCGGCGTGGAGGCCGACGGTGTCCGGCGCCCGGTGGAGAGCCTGCCGGACGACCACCGGGCGGTCCTCGCCGCCGCGCTGCGGGCCACCCCGCGGGCCCGCGCCGGCCGCCCGCTGGAGCACTTCACCGACCGTGCCGTCACCGAGGGCGCGCAGCGCGCGGCCGTCCGCACCTCCGCCGGGGCCCCCGGGTGGCGGAGCGGCGCCAACCTGCCCTTCGAGTCCAACCGCGGCTATCACGCCACCCGTGGCCGCGGCGGCCGGACCCGGGTGCTGTCGGTCAAGGGGGCGCCGGAGGAGGTCGTCGGGCGCTGCGCCACCGACCGCGGCCGGCCTCTCGACACCGAACGGCTGCTGGCCCGCGCCGACCGGCTGGCGGCAGCCGGCCACCGCGTCCTGGCCGTCGCGGAACACCGCGACGCACCCGGCGGCACACTCGACGACGACGCCGTGGCCGGCCTGGACTTCCTCGGCTTCCTCCTGCTCGCCGACCAGGTCCGCAGTGGCGCGGCCCGCTCGGTGCGCCGGCTGTCCGAGGCCGGCGTCCACATCGTGATGATCACCGGCGACCACCCGCAGACCGCTCAGGCCATCGCCCGCGAGCTGGAGGTGCTCGACGGCCGCCGCGTGGTCACCGGAGCCGAACTCGACCGGCTCGACGACGACGCCCTCGACGAACTCCTGCCCGCCGTCGGCGTCGTGGCGCGCGGCACCCCCACCCACAAGGTCCGCGTCGTCCAGAGCTTCCAGCGGCTGGGCCGGACCGTGGCCATGGCCGGCGACGGCACCAACGACGCGCCCGCGATCCGCCTCGCCCACGTGGGTATCGCGCTCGGTGAGCGCAGCACACCCGCCGCCCGCGCGGCCGCCGACCTGGTCGTCACCGACGACCGGCTGGAGACGATCCTGGCCGCCCTCATCGAGGGCCGGGCCATGTGGGCCTCGGTACGCCAGGCCCTCGCCATCCTCGTCGGCGGGAACCTGGGCGAGATCGCCTTCACCGTGCTCGGCTCCGCGCTCACCGGCGATTCGCCGCTGACAGTACGCCAGCTCCTGCTGGTGAACCTCTTCACCGACCTCGCCCCCGCGATCGCCATCGCCCTGCGCCGGCCGCAGGCGGACACGGTCGAACAGCTCCTGAAGGAGGGCCCCGACGCCTCCCTCGGCGCCGCGCTCAACGACGAGATCACCGTACGGGCGGCCGCCACCGCCGCCGGTGCGGCCGCCGCCTGGATCACCGGGTGCCTCACCGGCCGCCCGGCCAGGGCCCGCACGATCGCGCTGGCCGCGCTGGTCGGCACCCAGCTGGGCCAGACGCTCCTGGTCGGCGGCCGGAGTCCGGCGGTCCTGTGCTCCGTGCTCAGCTCCGCAATCGCACTGGCCGCCGTCATCCAGACCCCGGGCGTCAGCCAGTTCTTCGGCTGCGTACCCCTCGGGCCGGTCGCCTGGAGCACGGCGCTTGGCTGCGCCGCCCTCGCCACGGCGGGATCACCGCTGCTCACCCCGTTCGCCGGTGAGCTGCGCCGCGCGCTGGGGCCGGTGATGGCAGGGGTGACCGAGGCGTGGGGCACCGTGAAGAACGCCGCGAACAGCATGATGGCCGCCTCCGCCTCCGCCTCCGCCTCCGCCGCGGGCGCGTGA